The following nucleotide sequence is from Mycobacterium sp. Z3061.
CGGCCGCGATGGCGGTGATGGGCCTGCTGCCGGAGTACGCGACGGTGAGCGGGTCGGTGCGACTGCACGGCACCGAACTGCTGGGACTCGGCGACGACGGCATGTCGCGGTTTCGGGGCAAGTCGATCGGGATGGTGTTCCAGGACCCCATGTCCGCGCTGACCCCGGTCTATACGGTCGGCGATCAGATCGCCGAGGCTTTGCGCGTGCATCAGGGGGCGGTCGGCAAGAAGGCGGCCCGCGAGCGCGCGGTGGAACTGCTTGAATTGGTGGGGATCTCACAGCCTTCCCAGCGGGCGCGCGCATTTCCGCACGAGCTGTCCGGCGGGGAACGGCAACGCGTGGTGATAGCGATGGCGATAGCCAATGACCCGGACCTGCTGATCTGCGACGAACCGACCACCGCGCTGGACGTGACGGTGCAGGCCCAGATCCTCGAGGTGCTCAAGAAGGCCCGCGACGTCACCGGCGCCGGAGTTCTGATCATCACCCACGACCTCGGTGTGGTCGCCGAGTTCGCCGACCGGGCCCTGGTGATGTACGCCGGCCGGGTGGTCGAGGCGGCCGGGGTGAGCGATCTTTACCGTGACCGCCAAATGCCCTACACCATTGGACTATTGGGCTCGGTGCCCCGACTGGACGCGCCGCAGGGCACCCGGCTGGTGCCGATACCGGGCGCTCCCCCGTCGCTGGCGGGGCTGGAGCCGGGCTGCCCGTTCGCACCGCGCTGCCCGCTGGCCATCGACGAATGCCGTTCCGCCGAACCGGAATTGATTGAGGTGGGACCGCAGCATCGGGCGGCCTGTATCCGCACCGAGAAGGCCGCCGGCCGCAGCGCCGCCGAAATCTACCAGGTCGACACCGAACAGGTGGCCGCCGCGCCCGAGGACTCGACCGTCGTGGTGCGGGTGCGGGATCTGGTCAAGACCTATCCCCTGACCAAGGGCGTGGTGCTGCGCCGCACCGTCGGAGAGGTCCGGGCGGTCGACGGCGTCAGCTTCGAACTGCATCAAGGCCGTACGGTCGGCATCGTCGGGGAGTCCGGTTCGGGCAAGTCGACGACGTTGAACCAGATCCTGGAACTGACGGCACCGCAGTCGGGCTCGATCGAGGTGCTCGGCACCGACGTCACCACGCTCCGCACGGGCAGCCGCCGATCGCTGCGCCGGAACATCCAGGCGGTGTTCCAGGATCCGGTGGCTTCCCTGGATCCGCGGCTGCCCGTCTCCGAGCTGCTCGCGGAACCGTTGCTGGCCAACGGGTTCAGCAAGAACGACAGCAACGCCCGGGTGGCCGAGCTGCTCGGCATCGTGGGCCTGCGCCG
It contains:
- a CDS encoding ABC transporter ATP-binding protein, with amino-acid sequence MSSLLEVSDLAVTFPTDGVPVTAVRGISYHVDPGEVVAMVGESGSGKSAAAMAVMGLLPEYATVSGSVRLHGTELLGLGDDGMSRFRGKSIGMVFQDPMSALTPVYTVGDQIAEALRVHQGAVGKKAARERAVELLELVGISQPSQRARAFPHELSGGERQRVVIAMAIANDPDLLICDEPTTALDVTVQAQILEVLKKARDVTGAGVLIITHDLGVVAEFADRALVMYAGRVVEAAGVSDLYRDRQMPYTIGLLGSVPRLDAPQGTRLVPIPGAPPSLAGLEPGCPFAPRCPLAIDECRSAEPELIEVGPQHRAACIRTEKAAGRSAAEIYQVDTEQVAAAPEDSTVVVRVRDLVKTYPLTKGVVLRRTVGEVRAVDGVSFELHQGRTVGIVGESGSGKSTTLNQILELTAPQSGSIEVLGTDVTTLRTGSRRSLRRNIQAVFQDPVASLDPRLPVSELLAEPLLANGFSKNDSNARVAELLGIVGLRRADANRYPAEFSGGQKQRIGIARALALQPKILALDEPVSALDVSIQAGIINLLLDLQDEFSLSYLFVSHDLSVVKHLAHQVVVMFRGAVVEQGDSEQVFGNPQHEYTRRLLSAVPQPEPGHA